Proteins encoded together in one Bacteroides ovatus window:
- a CDS encoding TonB-dependent receptor, which yields MKKLFLIRFSVAAFFCLLCVLPALAANIKIKGAVKDKLSKEPLIGATIRLLGTQAGAVTDMEGNFELNSMGVLEGMYDIEIKYVGYKTEVRRKVRVENGKLVILNLELETDAQELADVVVVAKKNRENENMLLLEQQKAVIAVQSVGVRELSRKGVSDAEGAVTKVAGVSKQDGVKNVFVRGLGDRYNATTFNGFALPSEDPEYKNISLDFFGTDIIQSVGVNKAFNAGGSSDVGGATIDIVSKELIGSGNLGFGISGGLNTQTVAADFLKQDGVNFMGFANRTEPADENSWNFRNKLDPSAQHFQINRSYSISGGKRFYVGKDKNPLSFFLTAGHTTDYQYTDEIIRNTTTSGTVYKDMNGKKYAENISQLALANVDFDMQNRHHISYNLMMIHANTQSVGDYNGKNSIFSDDYENLGFTRRQQTNDNMLIVNQLMTNWGLTKSLSLDAGASYNMVKGYEPDRRINNLTKAEDGYTLLRGNSQQRYFSTLDEDDLNVKAGLVYRLKDNIEEISNVRFGYTGRFVDDNFKATEYNLTVGHVSTLPSLDDFSLDDYYNQENFASDWFKIQKNLDEYTVKKNIHSAYAEATYQFTPRWIVNLGMKYDKVDIEVDYNVNRGGSKGNNTIQKDYFLPSLNLKYNLNDKNSLRLGASKTYTLPQAKEISPYRYVGVNFNSQGNPNLKPSDHYNLDLKWDFNPTPTELISLTAFYKLIKNPISRIEVASAGGYLSYENIADKATVAGVEVEIRKNLFVRPVSNAAHGMNKLSLGLNGSYIYTNAKMPLATVTTGSQLEGAAPWIVNFDLSHNFTKGERSFVNTLVLNYVSDKIYTIGTQGYQDIMEQGVLTLDFVSQAKLNKHLSFNLKARNLLNSSYKLSRKANENGEKVILNDYKKGINISLGVSCTF from the coding sequence ATGAAAAAACTATTTCTTATCCGATTTTCAGTGGCGGCCTTCTTTTGCCTGTTGTGTGTACTTCCTGCATTGGCTGCCAATATTAAGATTAAAGGAGCTGTGAAAGACAAACTATCCAAGGAACCTTTGATAGGAGCTACGATACGTTTGCTCGGAACTCAAGCCGGAGCAGTGACCGATATGGAGGGTAATTTCGAATTGAACAGCATGGGCGTGTTGGAAGGTATGTATGATATTGAGATTAAATATGTAGGCTACAAAACGGAAGTGCGCCGTAAAGTGCGTGTGGAGAATGGAAAACTGGTGATACTGAATCTGGAGTTGGAAACCGATGCACAGGAACTTGCCGATGTGGTGGTTGTAGCTAAGAAGAATAGGGAAAATGAGAATATGCTGTTGCTCGAACAGCAAAAAGCAGTCATTGCCGTACAATCTGTTGGTGTCAGGGAGCTTTCCCGCAAGGGTGTTTCGGATGCAGAAGGTGCTGTGACGAAAGTTGCCGGAGTGTCTAAACAAGACGGAGTGAAAAATGTCTTTGTCCGTGGATTGGGTGACCGGTACAATGCAACTACTTTTAATGGATTTGCTCTTCCTTCCGAAGATCCGGAATATAAGAATATCTCTCTTGATTTCTTCGGTACGGATATTATTCAGTCCGTAGGCGTAAATAAAGCATTCAACGCGGGAGGCAGCAGCGATGTCGGAGGGGCAACCATTGATATTGTATCCAAAGAACTAATTGGTAGCGGTAATCTGGGATTCGGCATTTCCGGTGGCTTGAATACACAAACGGTAGCAGCCGATTTTCTGAAACAGGATGGAGTGAACTTCATGGGCTTTGCCAATCGTACCGAACCTGCCGATGAAAACTCATGGAACTTCAGAAATAAGTTAGACCCTTCCGCTCAACATTTTCAAATTAACCGGAGTTACAGTATTTCCGGAGGTAAACGATTCTATGTCGGAAAAGACAAAAATCCGCTTTCTTTCTTCCTGACCGCCGGACATACGACGGACTATCAGTATACGGATGAAATCATACGTAATACAACTACCAGCGGTACGGTCTACAAAGATATGAATGGAAAGAAGTATGCGGAGAATATCAGTCAGCTGGCACTTGCCAATGTGGATTTCGATATGCAGAATCGTCATCACATCAGTTATAATTTGATGATGATTCATGCCAATACCCAGTCGGTGGGCGATTACAACGGCAAGAACTCGATTTTTAGTGACGACTATGAAAACCTCGGATTCACCCGTCGCCAACAAACGAATGACAATATGCTGATCGTTAACCAACTGATGACTAACTGGGGATTGACCAAATCATTAAGTCTTGATGCAGGTGCTTCCTATAATATGGTGAAAGGGTATGAACCGGATCGTCGTATCAATAACCTGACTAAAGCGGAAGACGGCTATACGTTGCTAAGGGGCAACTCACAACAGCGCTACTTCTCAACTTTAGATGAAGACGACTTGAATGTAAAAGCGGGCTTGGTCTATCGTCTGAAAGATAATATAGAAGAAATTTCGAATGTCCGTTTTGGATATACAGGCCGATTCGTAGATGATAACTTCAAAGCTACGGAATATAACCTGACCGTAGGACATGTTTCTACCCTCCCTTCTTTGGACGACTTCTCGCTTGACGATTATTATAATCAGGAAAACTTTGCTTCCGACTGGTTCAAGATACAAAAGAACTTAGATGAATATACCGTAAAAAAGAATATCCATTCCGCTTATGCCGAGGCTACCTACCAGTTTACTCCCCGTTGGATTGTGAATCTGGGAATGAAATACGACAAAGTAGATATTGAAGTGGATTACAATGTGAATCGTGGAGGCTCTAAAGGAAACAATACCATCCAAAAAGATTATTTCCTGCCCAGCTTGAATCTCAAATACAATCTGAATGATAAAAACTCGCTTCGTCTGGGAGCTAGTAAAACATATACGCTTCCGCAGGCAAAGGAAATATCTCCTTACCGTTATGTCGGCGTGAACTTCAACAGTCAGGGTAACCCCAATCTGAAACCTTCGGATCATTATAACCTTGATCTGAAGTGGGACTTTAATCCCACTCCGACCGAGTTGATTTCTCTCACAGCTTTCTATAAATTGATTAAGAATCCGATATCCCGCATCGAAGTGGCAAGCGCCGGAGGTTATCTTTCTTATGAGAATATAGCGGATAAGGCAACCGTGGCAGGAGTGGAAGTAGAAATACGTAAGAATCTGTTTGTCCGTCCGGTGAGTAATGCTGCGCACGGAATGAATAAACTCTCTTTGGGATTGAATGGCTCTTATATCTACACGAATGCAAAAATGCCTTTGGCAACGGTTACCACCGGTTCGCAACTGGAAGGAGCCGCACCGTGGATTGTCAATTTCGACCTCTCGCATAACTTCACGAAAGGAGAACGCAGTTTTGTCAATACATTGGTACTTAATTATGTGAGTGATAAAATATATACCATTGGCACACAGGGCTATCAGGATATAATGGAGCAGGGAGTACTGACCCTGGATTTTGTGTCCCAAGCCAAACTGAACAAGCATCTTTCCTTTAACCTGAAAGCCCGCAACCTGCTGAATTCCTCTTATAAGTTAAGTCGCAAAGCGAACGAAAACGGGGAAAAGGTGATATTGAATGATTATAAGAAAGGAATAAATATAAGCCTGGGAGTGTCGTGTACATTCTAA